A region from the bacterium genome encodes:
- a CDS encoding SMC family ATPase, translating into MIIKSLVLRNYRRFAAVDIECPENIIGIIGRNGAGKTTLVEAIGWALYGNVIARTGKSDIRSQFAGEGENCSVELEFVYGGEAYRIIRQLKGKNATAEAAIYRAAVAEPEAVQERGVNDYVERLLRLDYRSFFASVFAKQRELAALSAMSAEERRRSIARLINIDRVDKARERVLADRLGKLKYVEGMRNALVDPGLLEAQILAAEAETRQLREGLKKEEGLAASGERALHVARTELERLAAIRDAWQSHQSRILSVRASVTENEAALRRARADLEAIGAAEQELAALAGPIRELEPLRREKERLDGEALRQVRREELLRQQSQCEMQIDALQTRIASLQGRQAEWAGLEAARDGLLRREAELEQGLAIARAEQQQWKSECAAIAKAGAEARAKKERIESLGPDGECPTCTQRLADHYAVVLEGMEARLAELRQEWQAASQRLAAAEVRVAEGEAVLRGVRQEKEGVLGRLAAVREAAAALDQLRADLEAVRDNRDGVARGLAALGEVAYDQTQHEAARARLAELEGLQRRADQLGERASRRAQVTEGIARIEGVLVEFHQIEERERAAQSQLRHDEERYQQAQAELDAATRDLLAAKERCANAREEVARSVEKETGLRTQKVQQEQKRAEITAAEEEIRYLDALDLHLKKFRLDLAGRIRPLLARRASELLALTTSGRYSRLELDEDYLIALQDGNHLFPLGRFSGGEQDLANLCLRVAISQILAERSGGAPINFIILDEIFGSQDEERKVQILNALGKLSSQFRQIFIITHVDSIKDQLPVIMEVSQADEERSQVRMV; encoded by the coding sequence ATGATCATCAAGAGTCTGGTGCTGCGCAACTACCGCCGTTTCGCTGCGGTCGATATAGAATGTCCGGAGAATATAATCGGCATCATCGGGCGGAACGGCGCGGGCAAAACCACCCTGGTTGAAGCGATCGGTTGGGCGCTTTACGGGAATGTCATCGCACGGACTGGAAAATCGGATATCCGGTCCCAGTTTGCCGGCGAGGGCGAAAACTGTTCGGTCGAACTGGAGTTTGTCTATGGCGGTGAAGCCTATCGGATCATCCGGCAGCTCAAGGGGAAGAATGCAACCGCCGAGGCTGCAATCTACCGGGCGGCTGTGGCTGAACCCGAGGCGGTGCAGGAGCGCGGAGTCAATGACTATGTGGAGCGGCTGTTGCGTCTCGATTACCGTTCGTTTTTCGCCTCTGTCTTTGCCAAACAGCGCGAGCTGGCGGCGCTCTCGGCAATGAGTGCGGAGGAACGGCGTCGCAGCATTGCGCGGCTGATCAACATCGACCGTGTCGATAAGGCGCGCGAGCGGGTGTTGGCCGACCGACTTGGCAAACTCAAATATGTGGAGGGGATGCGCAACGCCCTGGTCGATCCCGGATTGCTGGAAGCGCAGATCCTCGCCGCAGAGGCCGAAACCCGCCAGCTTCGTGAAGGGTTGAAGAAGGAGGAGGGCTTGGCGGCAAGCGGGGAGCGTGCCTTGCACGTGGCGCGCACCGAACTTGAACGGCTCGCGGCCATTCGCGATGCCTGGCAGTCCCATCAGAGCCGGATCTTGAGCGTGCGCGCGAGCGTAACCGAGAACGAGGCGGCGTTGCGGCGTGCCCGTGCGGATCTCGAGGCGATCGGGGCAGCGGAGCAGGAGCTGGCGGCGCTGGCCGGCCCGATACGGGAGCTGGAACCGCTGCGGCGGGAGAAGGAGCGGCTCGATGGCGAGGCGCTGCGCCAGGTCCGGCGCGAGGAATTGCTGCGGCAGCAGTCACAGTGCGAAATGCAGATCGATGCCTTGCAGACCCGCATCGCTAGCCTGCAGGGGCGGCAAGCGGAGTGGGCCGGGCTGGAGGCGGCGCGGGACGGCCTGCTGCGGCGCGAGGCGGAGCTGGAACAGGGGCTGGCGATCGCGCGTGCGGAGCAGCAACAGTGGAAGAGCGAGTGTGCCGCGATCGCCAAGGCAGGAGCAGAGGCGCGGGCCAAAAAGGAGCGGATCGAATCGTTGGGACCGGATGGGGAATGTCCCACCTGTACGCAGCGCCTCGCCGATCATTATGCCGTGGTGCTTGAGGGGATGGAGGCGAGGCTCGCCGAGCTACGTCAGGAGTGGCAAGCGGCGAGCCAGCGGCTCGCGGCCGCTGAGGTCCGGGTTGCGGAGGGCGAGGCGGTGCTGCGCGGGGTGCGGCAGGAAAAGGAGGGGGTTCTGGGGCGGCTGGCTGCGGTGCGCGAGGCGGCGGCCGCTCTCGACCAGCTGCGGGCTGATCTGGAAGCAGTCCGGGACAACCGCGACGGGGTCGCCCGTGGGCTGGCGGCGCTGGGGGAAGTGGCCTATGATCAAACGCAGCACGAGGCGGCCCGGGCACGCCTGGCCGAGCTGGAGGGGCTGCAGCGACGGGCGGACCAGCTGGGAGAGCGGGCCAGCCGGCGGGCGCAGGTGACCGAAGGCATCGCCCGCATCGAAGGGGTCTTGGTCGAATTCCATCAAATCGAGGAACGTGAACGCGCCGCCCAGTCGCAGCTGCGTCACGATGAGGAACGCTATCAGCAGGCCCAGGCGGAGCTCGATGCCGCCACCCGAGACCTGCTCGCAGCCAAAGAGCGGTGTGCCAATGCCCGGGAAGAGGTTGCCCGCAGCGTGGAGAAGGAAACGGGACTGCGGACGCAAAAAGTGCAGCAGGAGCAAAAACGCGCCGAAATCACCGCAGCCGAAGAGGAGATCCGCTATCTCGATGCCCTCGATCTCCATCTAAAAAAATTCCGGCTCGACCTCGCCGGCCGCATCCGCCCCCTCCTCGCCCGCCGCGCCTCGGAACTGCTGGCGCTCACCACCAGCGGTCGCTATTCCCGCCTCGAGCTCGACGAGGATTATCTCATTGCCCTCCAGGACGGCAACCATCTCTTCCCGCTCGGGCGGTTCTCAGGCGGCGAACAGGACCTCGCCAATCTCTGCCTGCGCGTCGCCATAAGCCAGATCCTGGCCGAGCGCAGCGGCGGCGCACCCATCAATTTCATCATCCTTGACGAGATTTTTGGCTCCCAGGACGAAGAGCGCAAGGTCCAGATCCTCAATGCCCTGGGCAAACTCTCGTCCCAATTTCGGCAAATCTTTATTATCACCCATGTCGATTCGATCAAGGATCAATTGCCCGTGATCATGGAGGTCTCCCAGGCCGACGAGGAGCGCAGCCAGGTTCGGATGGTGTGA
- a CDS encoding exonuclease SbcCD subunit D, with the protein MRICQISDTHLGYSEYGKISVRSGLNQREQDFYDAWDQAIDRIIALQPDLVVHAGDLFHTPRPSNRAIRVALEGIHKISRTGIPMVLVSGNHETPRIRSTGSIFESLDLFPGIFSVYDGRYQRLSFGTLDVHAIPHCSLSEELEAACRSLEIREGAHDHILVTHGVWTQTGSYSMGEFNEQRLPDLTALYPGVFNHVALGHYHRRLDVAPNVSYCGATERTSLNQAGYSCGFLEVDLSSGERRYHELEVRNMIRLQPVDCRGIGLQELYDRVAELAGGVPAGAIAQLTLDGVEENLYLALEMRRLDDLFPDVFHLEKQLHVSAGEASAPAATLHFDTLSVEFGRYLSDQPEMALDREYLQQLGSRYLEEIEE; encoded by the coding sequence ATGCGCATCTGTCAGATCTCGGATACCCATCTCGGCTATTCCGAGTATGGAAAAATATCGGTCCGAAGCGGGTTGAACCAGCGGGAACAGGATTTTTACGATGCCTGGGATCAGGCCATTGACCGCATCATTGCGCTGCAACCCGATCTGGTGGTTCATGCCGGGGATCTCTTCCACACACCGCGCCCGAGCAACCGCGCCATCCGCGTCGCCCTTGAGGGTATCCACAAGATCAGCCGGACCGGGATCCCGATGGTGCTGGTTTCGGGCAACCATGAAACCCCGCGCATCCGCAGCACCGGCTCCATCTTTGAATCCCTGGATCTCTTTCCCGGCATTTTCAGCGTCTACGACGGCCGCTATCAGCGCCTCTCCTTCGGTACTCTGGATGTCCACGCCATTCCCCATTGTTCGCTGAGTGAAGAACTTGAGGCCGCCTGCCGCAGCCTGGAGATCCGGGAGGGAGCGCACGATCATATCCTGGTAACCCACGGGGTATGGACCCAGACCGGCAGTTACAGCATGGGCGAGTTTAACGAGCAGCGTCTCCCCGACCTGACCGCGCTCTATCCCGGGGTCTTCAATCATGTCGCTCTGGGCCATTATCACCGCCGGCTGGATGTCGCGCCTAACGTCAGCTATTGCGGTGCGACGGAGCGCACCAGTCTGAATCAGGCGGGGTATTCCTGTGGTTTCCTCGAGGTGGACCTGTCGAGCGGGGAGCGGCGGTATCATGAGCTGGAGGTGCGCAACATGATCCGGCTTCAACCGGTCGACTGTCGCGGCATCGGCTTGCAGGAGCTGTACGATCGCGTCGCCGAACTGGCCGGAGGGGTGCCTGCGGGCGCGATTGCACAGCTGACCCTCGACGGTGTGGAGGAGAACCTCTACCTGGCCCTGGAAATGCGGCGGCTGGATGATCTCTTTCCGGATGTTTTTCATCTCGAGAAGCAGCTCCATGTCTCGGCGGGTGAGGCTTCCGCACCTGCAGCCACCCTCCATTTCGATACGCTCAGTGTGGAGTTCGGCCGCTATCTATCCGATCAGCCGGAGATGGCCCTGGACCGCGAGTATCTGCAGCAGCTTGGCAGCCGCTATCTTGAAGAGATTGAGGAGTGA
- a CDS encoding sigma-54 dependent transcriptional regulator gives MKKSLLIIARDSQLLSLFDQAAPLNGFELHSTREIEQGLRLLSDAFAWDAVLLDVDSLREELAKTIIEIKGLAENTLIVLLGALSAEELVECVKQGADGFIEKPIQKVEQVLRHVEHLFNQLQRRPSTMQRDTELATIEAPLLVGQSEPIQDLKSLVHKVAPLDATVLILGETGTGKEVIARMIHALGPNKHNNFLAVHCGGIPDTLLESTLFGHEKGSFTGAYRTHKGYFEIADRGTIFLDEIGDTTPSFQVKLLRVLQDRRFRRIGGTELLSSSARIIAATNRDLRKMVQEGQFREDLYFRLNVITLRVPPLRERADDIALLIRHFVSTYSKKHNHLGVYLKPETIEILSRQSWRGNVRELENVIERLVALSDSDWIGPGELPEDYLGPTNDTPPLGMGFHSYAEAKNLFEKEYITQLLLQARGNISQAAKMAQMPRQNLHLKIKKHKIRPETIRSSRTLSEPVEEKV, from the coding sequence ATGAAGAAATCCTTGTTGATCATTGCCCGGGACTCTCAACTTCTATCGCTTTTTGATCAGGCAGCGCCGCTCAACGGCTTTGAGCTTCATTCAACCAGGGAAATTGAACAGGGGCTTCGCCTGCTCAGCGATGCGTTCGCTTGGGATGCGGTGCTCCTCGATGTGGACAGCCTGCGCGAAGAGCTGGCGAAAACGATCATCGAGATCAAGGGCCTTGCCGAAAACACCCTCATTGTCCTTTTGGGGGCGCTTTCAGCCGAAGAGCTGGTCGAGTGTGTCAAACAGGGAGCCGACGGCTTTATCGAAAAGCCGATCCAGAAGGTGGAACAGGTCCTGCGTCACGTCGAGCACCTCTTCAACCAGCTACAGCGACGTCCCTCCACCATGCAGCGCGATACCGAACTCGCCACGATCGAAGCGCCCTTGCTGGTCGGCCAGAGTGAACCTATTCAGGATCTAAAGAGTCTGGTGCACAAGGTCGCGCCCCTGGATGCTACGGTGCTTATCCTTGGAGAGACCGGCACGGGCAAAGAGGTGATCGCCCGGATGATCCACGCTCTCGGTCCCAACAAGCACAACAACTTTCTTGCCGTCCATTGCGGCGGCATTCCGGACACCCTGCTGGAGAGCACCCTCTTCGGTCACGAGAAGGGTTCCTTCACCGGTGCGTACCGCACCCACAAGGGCTATTTTGAGATCGCCGACCGCGGTACCATTTTCCTCGACGAGATCGGCGACACCACGCCCTCCTTTCAGGTCAAGCTGCTGCGTGTGCTTCAGGACAGGCGTTTCCGGCGTATTGGCGGGACCGAGCTTCTCAGCTCCAGCGCCCGGATCATCGCCGCCACCAACCGCGATCTGCGCAAGATGGTCCAGGAGGGTCAGTTCCGCGAAGACCTCTATTTCCGGCTCAATGTCATCACCCTGCGTGTACCGCCCCTGCGCGAACGCGCTGATGACATCGCCCTCCTCATCCGCCACTTTGTCTCCACCTATTCCAAAAAACATAATCATCTCGGCGTCTACCTCAAGCCCGAAACCATCGAGATCCTCTCACGCCAGTCCTGGCGTGGCAATGTCCGCGAATTGGAGAATGTTATCGAGCGTCTGGTCGCCCTTTCGGACTCGGACTGGATCGGTCCCGGCGAACTGCCGGAAGACTATCTCGGTCCTACCAACGATACCCCCCCGCTGGGCATGGGTTTTCACTCTTATGCCGAGGCCAAAAACCTGTTTGAGAAGGAGTACATTACCCAATTGCTGCTGCAAGCTCGTGGCAACATATCCCAGGCGGCTAAAATGGCGCAGATGCCGCGGCAAAACCTGCATCTTAAAATCAAGAAGCACAAGATCCGGCCTGAAACGATCCGCAGTTCACGCACGCTCTCTGAACCGGTCGAGGAGAAAGTCTGA
- a CDS encoding oligopeptide transporter, OPT family — protein MESEKTSLPENAYRPLREGETYQPVVPVDKPLREVTPYSLIWGLFYAALFSMAAAYLGLKIGQVFEAAIPIAILAVGGSVFLGRKNAMSENVIIQSIGAASGVVVAGAIFTIPAIYILNLDAKFYQIFLSSLFGGFLGILFLIPFRKYFVQEMHGQFPFPEATATTEVLVAGEAGGDQARILLKAMAIGGLYDFIIGTFHWWSEVFESRAVPFLAGIADKWKIVFRLNVGAAVTGLGYIVGLKYAAIITAGSFVSWFLLVPLVHYFGSGLTATLGSTASLLIKDMSAEQIFFTYVRHIGIGGIACAGIIGILKSSKIIGGAMQLAWVEITGKHGGEAKKVNRMEKDLSMSIIVAAIALTALLILIFFQFGVVHSWLQAVVGLLIVLIISFLFTTVAARAIAIVGTNPVSGMTLMTLILSSFILVKIGMTGTTGMVSALIIGGVVCTALSMAGGFITDLKIGYWLGTTPVNQEKFKFLGTLVSAAAVGFVIMILNKTYGFVGPDALVAPQANAMAAVIKPLMSNMPAPWLLYAVGAIFALVLQMIGIPPLAFALGMYIPLELNTPLLIGGLIAHLVSTGSREESLNTRRREKGTLIASGFIAGGAIMGVVSAFLKYLGFDKVDFVTPLITLEWADSHGGQLLALALFALLCLYFIRDAKKVRV, from the coding sequence ATGGAATCCGAAAAAACATCCCTGCCGGAAAATGCCTACCGCCCCCTGCGTGAAGGGGAAACCTATCAGCCGGTCGTCCCGGTGGACAAGCCCCTGCGCGAGGTCACGCCCTATTCACTCATCTGGGGCCTTTTTTATGCGGCGCTTTTTTCCATGGCGGCGGCCTATCTCGGCCTCAAGATCGGTCAGGTTTTCGAGGCCGCCATTCCCATTGCCATCCTCGCCGTGGGAGGATCGGTCTTTCTCGGCCGCAAGAACGCCATGTCGGAGAATGTCATCATCCAGTCGATCGGCGCCGCCTCGGGCGTGGTCGTCGCTGGAGCGATTTTCACCATACCGGCCATCTATATCCTCAATTTGGATGCCAAATTCTACCAGATCTTCCTCTCCTCGCTCTTCGGCGGTTTTCTCGGCATCCTCTTCCTGATTCCCTTCCGCAAGTACTTTGTCCAGGAAATGCACGGCCAGTTCCCCTTTCCCGAAGCGACTGCGACAACCGAGGTGCTCGTCGCGGGTGAGGCCGGAGGGGACCAGGCCCGGATTCTGCTGAAAGCGATGGCCATCGGCGGGCTCTACGATTTCATCATCGGGACATTCCACTGGTGGAGTGAGGTTTTTGAAAGCCGGGCCGTACCCTTTCTGGCCGGCATCGCCGACAAGTGGAAGATAGTTTTCCGCCTCAATGTCGGCGCCGCGGTCACCGGCCTCGGCTATATCGTCGGTTTGAAATACGCCGCCATCATCACCGCCGGGAGTTTCGTTTCCTGGTTCCTGCTGGTGCCGCTGGTCCACTATTTCGGCTCGGGATTAACCGCGACGCTGGGCAGCACGGCGAGCCTGCTCATCAAGGATATGAGCGCCGAGCAGATCTTTTTCACCTATGTGCGCCATATCGGCATCGGCGGCATCGCCTGCGCGGGCATTATCGGTATCCTGAAATCCTCCAAAATCATAGGCGGGGCAATGCAGCTGGCCTGGGTTGAGATCACCGGCAAACATGGTGGCGAGGCGAAAAAAGTCAACCGCATGGAAAAGGATCTCTCGATGAGCATCATCGTCGCCGCCATCGCCCTGACCGCTCTGCTGATCCTGATCTTCTTCCAGTTTGGTGTGGTGCACAGCTGGCTGCAGGCGGTGGTCGGACTGCTGATCGTGCTGATCATCTCCTTCCTTTTCACCACGGTGGCGGCGCGTGCCATCGCCATCGTCGGTACCAATCCGGTCTCCGGCATGACCTTGATGACTCTGATCCTCTCCTCCTTCATCCTGGTCAAGATCGGCATGACCGGCACGACCGGGATGGTCTCGGCCCTGATCATCGGCGGCGTGGTCTGCACCGCGCTCTCGATGGCAGGCGGTTTTATCACCGATCTCAAGATCGGCTATTGGCTGGGCACCACCCCCGTCAATCAGGAAAAATTCAAATTCCTCGGTACCCTGGTTTCCGCCGCGGCGGTTGGATTCGTCATCATGATCCTCAACAAGACCTATGGATTCGTCGGACCCGACGCCCTGGTTGCGCCGCAGGCCAATGCCATGGCCGCGGTGATCAAGCCACTGATGTCCAACATGCCGGCACCCTGGCTCCTCTATGCGGTCGGTGCCATCTTCGCCCTGGTGCTGCAGATGATCGGGATCCCGCCGCTCGCATTCGCTCTGGGCATGTACATTCCGCTGGAGCTTAATACCCCGCTGCTGATCGGCGGCCTTATCGCCCACCTGGTCTCGACCGGTTCCAGGGAGGAAAGCCTCAATACCCGCCGTCGCGAGAAGGGTACCCTGATCGCCTCGGGTTTTATTGCCGGCGGTGCCATCATGGGCGTGGTCTCGGCCTTTTTGAAGTATCTGGGATTCGACAAGGTTGATTTTGTCACCCCGCTGATAACCTTGGAGTGGGCCGACAGCCATGGCGGCCAACTCCTGGCCCTCGCCCTATTCGCACTGCTCTGTCTCTATTTCATCCGTGATGCCAAAAAGGTGCGGGTTTGA
- a CDS encoding HEAT repeat domain-containing protein — translation MKRNPVFQVMVTVMIVALVTGGSLALAAEQTAATAQEMVPHAVVAAKILPQLKNENPEVRAAMARLLGEMCCKDAANALVELMKSDKVAGVRMIAANALAKAKEYRVIVEIREQAQKDQNKTVRTVLNAIADQMEREKSLASS, via the coding sequence ATGAAACGTAATCCAGTTTTCCAGGTGATGGTAACCGTTATGATCGTCGCCCTGGTCACGGGCGGATCGCTGGCGCTCGCCGCTGAGCAGACGGCGGCTACGGCGCAAGAGATGGTACCGCACGCTGTGGTTGCGGCGAAGATTCTGCCACAGCTGAAGAATGAAAATCCCGAGGTCCGGGCGGCCATGGCCCGTCTGCTCGGCGAGATGTGCTGCAAGGATGCGGCCAATGCCCTGGTGGAATTGATGAAGTCCGATAAGGTGGCGGGTGTGCGGATGATTGCCGCCAACGCCCTGGCGAAAGCCAAGGAGTACCGGGTCATCGTCGAAATCCGTGAGCAGGCACAGAAAGATCAAAATAAAACCGTGCGCACGGTCCTGAATGCGATCGCCGATCAAATGGAGCGGGAGAAGAGTCTGGCTTCGAGTTGA
- a CDS encoding sigma-54 dependent transcriptional regulator, which produces MECSDSTHGAMLAVLAEAVERICAAEDLAGIAAAALTGATKLLSCPSLSFAAFELPGLNLLLQEQRGPARGLRAAPRLERSRDLATSLGEGAQLLTRAEGPDEAFYVLYEPPPDGGRPPCELRIPFYLTSNTLCILTLGKKESGTDYTPADIDALRVLVALLGSGAHGRSPLGAAGFSRRFPGIWSAHPRPESAFQLLGESESIVALREKIAQVAPTEASVLIRGESGTGKELVARAIHQQSRHAGREMVIVNCAALPEPLAESELFGHERGAFTGAVALKKGKFEFADQSTLFLDEIGDLDLTIQAKLLRFLQDGIYQRVGGQQNLRSRIRLISATNKELQSSMNAERFRSDLYYRINVVQIDLPPLRDHAEDIPLLAEYYARYFARKYGKAHQRLHPAISAWLQAWPFPGNVRELINIVERMIILGNGSSALATLPALPHAMSSPHLTSPQSLDALEKAYIQSVLAETRWNKSATARILGIARKTLREKIARYHLQ; this is translated from the coding sequence ATGGAGTGCTCGGATTCTACACATGGCGCGATGCTCGCGGTCCTGGCGGAGGCTGTTGAGCGGATTTGCGCTGCGGAAGACCTGGCCGGAATAGCTGCGGCGGCGCTGACCGGCGCTACGAAGCTCCTCTCTTGCCCGTCGCTCTCCTTTGCCGCCTTCGAACTGCCCGGCCTCAACCTGCTCCTCCAAGAGCAGCGCGGCCCGGCGCGCGGCCTCCGGGCCGCTCCGCGGCTCGAGCGGAGCAGGGATCTGGCCACCAGTCTCGGAGAGGGCGCGCAGCTCCTGACCCGGGCGGAAGGCCCGGATGAGGCCTTTTACGTGCTGTACGAACCGCCGCCGGACGGTGGCCGGCCACCCTGCGAGCTGCGCATCCCCTTTTACCTGACCTCGAACACCCTCTGCATCCTGACCCTCGGTAAAAAAGAGTCCGGCACCGATTATACCCCTGCGGATATCGACGCCCTGCGCGTTCTGGTCGCGCTGCTGGGCAGCGGCGCGCACGGTCGCTCTCCCCTCGGCGCAGCAGGATTTTCGCGAAGGTTTCCCGGCATCTGGAGCGCTCACCCGCGGCCGGAGAGCGCGTTCCAGCTGCTGGGGGAGTCGGAGTCCATCGTCGCCCTGCGCGAAAAGATCGCCCAAGTCGCACCCACCGAGGCTTCGGTCTTGATCCGGGGGGAGAGCGGCACCGGGAAGGAGCTGGTGGCGCGCGCCATCCACCAGCAAAGCCGTCATGCCGGCCGGGAGATGGTGATCGTCAACTGTGCCGCCCTGCCGGAGCCGCTGGCCGAGAGCGAATTGTTCGGCCATGAGCGCGGGGCCTTCACCGGGGCGGTCGCGCTGAAAAAGGGCAAGTTCGAGTTCGCGGATCAATCCACGCTCTTCCTCGACGAAATCGGCGATCTGGATTTGACCATCCAGGCCAAGCTTTTGCGTTTTCTCCAGGACGGGATCTACCAGCGCGTCGGCGGTCAGCAGAACCTGCGCAGCCGGATTCGCCTGATTTCGGCCACCAACAAGGAACTCCAGAGCAGCATGAACGCGGAGCGCTTTCGCAGTGATCTCTATTACCGCATCAATGTGGTGCAGATCGACCTCCCGCCCTTGCGGGATCATGCCGAAGACATCCCCCTGCTGGCGGAATACTATGCGCGCTATTTCGCCCGCAAGTATGGCAAGGCACATCAGCGTCTGCATCCAGCTATTAGCGCCTGGCTTCAAGCGTGGCCCTTTCCCGGCAACGTGCGGGAGCTCATCAACATCGTCGAACGTATGATCATCCTCGGCAACGGCTCCTCCGCCCTGGCGACGTTGCCAGCGTTGCCTCACGCTATGTCCTCGCCGCATCTCACTTCCCCCCAGAGCCTGGATGCTCTCGAAAAGGCGTATATTCAGTCCGTCCTCGCGGAGACTCGATGGAACAAAAGCGCCACCGCCCGCATCCTTGGCATTGCTCGTAAGACCCTGCGTGAAAAAATCGCGCGTTATCATCTGCAGTGA
- a CDS encoding aminotransferase class I/II-fold pyridoxal phosphate-dependent enzyme, which produces MSRSKHPLATRVANLEPSGIRKVFEIASQHPEYINLSIGEPDFDMPMFLKEEGIKAILAGYNRYTPTRGIPQLRQIVADQLAADGIRFGDLIITAGATGALLLSVQALVDQGDEVIVPDPYFVAYRNLVYMSGGKPVAVDTYPDFQIRAAAIEPLITTRTRALILNSPNNPTGMIYSRAELEKIVALADQHGFYIISDEVYTPFIYEGHYTSLGHLTGEAIVINSFSKSAAMTGWRLGYVSGPTEVIDKMAMLQQYAYASTNSVAQYTALRAFEVDYSEQRGNYQRKRDLCYEMLVQSYAVLKPAGSFYIFPQAPEGNASAFFQRAREAGVLIIPGKDFSHRDTHFRISFAVADEVLIRGMEILLGLA; this is translated from the coding sequence ATGAGCCGATCCAAACACCCGCTCGCCACGCGGGTGGCCAATCTCGAGCCCTCGGGAATCCGCAAAGTCTTCGAGATCGCCAGCCAGCATCCCGAATATATCAACCTCTCGATCGGTGAACCCGACTTTGACATGCCGATGTTCCTCAAGGAGGAGGGGATCAAGGCGATCCTTGCCGGCTACAACCGCTACACCCCGACGCGCGGCATTCCCCAGTTGCGCCAGATCGTGGCCGATCAGCTTGCCGCCGATGGCATCCGTTTCGGCGACCTCATCATCACGGCCGGCGCCACCGGAGCGCTGCTCCTGAGTGTTCAGGCGCTCGTCGATCAGGGCGATGAGGTGATCGTGCCCGATCCCTACTTTGTCGCCTACCGCAACCTTGTCTACATGTCGGGCGGCAAACCCGTCGCTGTCGATACCTATCCCGACTTTCAGATCCGGGCGGCGGCCATTGAGCCGCTGATCACCACTCGCACACGAGCCTTGATTCTCAACAGTCCGAACAACCCCACCGGCATGATCTACAGCCGGGCGGAGCTGGAAAAGATCGTCGCACTCGCCGACCAGCACGGCTTTTACATCATCTCCGACGAGGTCTATACGCCGTTCATCTATGAAGGGCACTACACCAGCCTAGGCCATCTCACCGGTGAGGCCATTGTCATCAACAGTTTTTCAAAAAGCGCAGCCATGACCGGGTGGCGGCTGGGTTATGTCTCCGGGCCCACGGAGGTGATCGACAAGATGGCGATGCTGCAGCAGTACGCCTATGCCAGCACCAACTCGGTCGCGCAGTATACCGCCCTGCGCGCCTTTGAGGTCGATTATAGCGAACAGCGCGGCAATTATCAGCGCAAGCGCGACCTCTGCTATGAAATGCTGGTGCAGAGCTATGCCGTGCTCAAGCCGGCGGGAAGTTTTTACATTTTTCCGCAGGCTCCGGAGGGGAACGCCTCGGCCTTTTTCCAGCGCGCCCGGGAGGCCGGCGTGCTGATCATCCCCGGCAAGGATTTTTCGCATCGGGACACCCATTTCCGCATCTCCTTTGCGGTGGCGGACGAGGTGCTGATACGCGGCATGGAAATATTGCTGGGTCTGGCCTGA
- the cutA gene encoding divalent-cation tolerance protein CutA, with amino-acid sequence MESFLLVMTTCASREEAAALADKLLKVRLIACANIIPGVHSLFHWRGKIDQADEAILLVKCRKRVFKDLVEWIQTHHSYEVPEILALPVVDGAKEYLEWLEEETRFTEFDI; translated from the coding sequence ATGGAATCTTTCCTCCTGGTCATGACCACCTGTGCCTCCCGCGAGGAGGCCGCGGCGCTGGCTGACAAGCTGCTCAAGGTGCGGCTGATCGCCTGCGCCAACATTATCCCCGGGGTGCATTCCCTGTTCCACTGGCGGGGCAAGATCGATCAGGCCGATGAAGCCATCCTGCTGGTGAAATGCCGCAAGCGAGTCTTCAAGGATCTTGTGGAGTGGATTCAGACCCACCACAGCTACGAGGTGCCGGAGATCCTCGCCCTGCCGGTTGTGGACGGCGCAAAGGAGTACCTCGAGTGGTTGGAAGAGGAGACCCGGTTTACCGAATTTGATATCTAG